The following DNA comes from Amycolatopsis solani.
GGTGCGCGAAAGGTCGTACTGCCGGAAGTGCTTCGCCAGCTCCTGCAGCGCGTGCAGGTGGTCGACCGGGACGCTGAAGAAGCCGTGCACCTGCGGCGAGTGCAGTGTCATCGCCAGCACGCGGCTCGCGCCCGCGGTCACCAGCAGGTCGGCGACCAGGCGGCCGCCGATCGAGATGCGCGGTGCGTCCTTCTTGTCCGAGCGCGCGTACGAGTAGTGCGGCATCACGGCGGTGATGCGCGACGCCGACGCACCGCGCGCCGCGTCGAGCATCAGCAGCAGCTCGACGAGGTGTTCCTGCACCGGCTTGACCAGCGGCTGGATGATGAAGACGTCCCGCTCGCGGCAGTTCGCCTGCAACTGCACCTCGAGGCAGTCGTTCGCGAACCGCTGGATCTCGACCGGGCGCAGCGGCACGCCGAGGTGCTCGCAGATCTCTTCGGCCAGTTCGGGGTGTGCGCTGCCGCTGAAGACGGCGATTTCCCGGGAAGCCTGGGTGATCACAGCGCGGCGATCGCTTCCCCGATGGCATCCTCGCCGGAGATCAGCGTCAGGGTGCGGTGGATGGACGCGGGCGTGTCGAGCAGGCCCACGAGCACCGCGGCGACGTCGTCACGGGGGATCGGGCCGCGGCCCGTCTGCTCAGCCAGCAGCACCAGGCCGGTGCCCGGGTCGTCGGTGAGCGAGCCCGGCCGGAGGATCGTCCAGTCGAGGTCGCGGGCCTTGAGGTCGTCTTCGGCCGCGCGCTTGGCGCGCAGGTAGTGCCGGAACTCCTCGGTGACGTCGGGGTTCTCCGGGTTGTCGGCGCCGATCGAGCCCACCTGGACGTGCCGCCGGACGCCGGCTCGCTCGGCCGCTTCGGCGAACAGCGCCGCCGCACCACGGTCCACGGTGTCCTTGCGGGCGGTGCCACTGCCCGGGCCCGCACCGGCCGCGAACACCGCGGCGTCGGCGCCCTTCAGCGCCTCGGCGACGGTGTCCACATCGGACTTCTCGAGGTCGAGCACGACGGCTTGGGCACCGGCGGCTTCGAGGTCCGCCGCGTGGGTGGCGTTTCGGATGATGCCGACCGCTTCGTCCCCGCGCGCGGCGAGCAGCCGCTCCAGCCGCAGCGCGATCTGACCGTGTCCACCTGCAATGACGACTCGCATGGAGTCGACACTAGTGCGAAGCGGGCGCCTCCGCGGTCCGGAGCAGGTGGTCGTAGACCAGCTCGTTCACCAGCCGCGAGACCGGGTCCTCGGCCAGCACGACGCGCTCGGTGCGGCCCTCGAGGTCGAGGTCGACGACCGCGTTCGGGTCGGCGGTCACGACGGCGAGGCCGTACGCGCGGGCCCGCGGGAGACAGTTGCCGACGTAGTCCTCGGTGAGGACGGCCGGCGACGGGAGCACCATCGCGGCCTCGCCGTAGCGGGCGAACGGAACCGCGGAGGCCATCGCGGTGCGCCAGTGGCGCGCGACGGCCAGGACGCCGACGATCTCGGCGGCCGGGGCGGGGGCGGTTCCGGCCAGCTCCGGCCAGGTCCAGGTGTCGACGGTGGCGCGGTCGGCCACCGGGCCGGCACCCATCGCGATGCGCTCGGCGTGCACTTCGGTGCGGAGTTTGGCGACCACGCAGACCTTGCGGCCGAGGATCGTGGTCTCGGGCAGGACGATGCCGTTCCAGCCCAGCTGGGCCGCGGCGGCGGTGGCGAGTTCGTCGACGCTCGCCGGGAGCTCGATCGGCGGCACCACGCGGCTCGGCATCGACCGGCTGCGCTTCGCGCCACCGGCGACCGTCGAGCGCTCGGTGTTCTGAGGTGTAGCCGCCACGAGTCCGCCTCCTTCTTACCTGCACCGCTTCGTGACCGGGGAAAACCGGCACCTCACTTGTCTAACAGCGCGGCGGCGCGGCGTCGCCGGGTAAGGCACGTGGCTGCGATCGGCGGCGCTCAGCGGTCGATGACCGGTCGGTAGGCGGTCATCCGACTTCGGTCGAACGGTGCGGCCAACCGAGTGATCGCGAGGTGAGTGGCATTACCGTCCGCCCGCGACCGACTACCCGCGGCCGAACACCCCCACCCGGACCGACTAGCCCGTTCGGCGCAACCCCGGCAAAATCCACAGTGGACGCGGGGCTGTGAGCTGCGGTTGTCCGCCGTCACCCGTCCGGCGGTGAGCTACGCCGCAGCGGTGACGGGCGCCCGCGACTAAAGTTACCGATCAGTCACTTAGTCGTCGCCGTGGAGGACCGATGCGCTCCCCGAAGGACTTCTTCGCCCCGCTCGCCCTGGGCGCACCCGCTCCCGTGCGCGAGATACCGGTGACGCCGTCCCGGATGATCCACTTCTTCGACCCCGGCAACGAGAAGATGGCCGCGAAGGTGCCGGACATCGCCAAGAAGGTCGACGTCCTGCTCGGGAACCTCGAGGACGCCGTCCGCGCGGACCGCAAGGAGGCCGCGCGCGCCGGGCTCGTCTCGATCGCCAAGGCCAACGACTTCGGCAAGACCCAGCTGTGGACGCGGGTCAACAGCCTGGACTCGCCGTGGGTGCTCGACGACCTGACCACCCTGGTCACCGAGATCGGCGACAAGCTCGACGTGATCATGGTGCCGAAGGTCGAGGGTGCGCAGGACATCCACTACGTCGACCGGCTGCTGGCCCAGCTCGAAGCCCGGGCCGGCCTGACGAAGCCGTTGCTGGTGCACGCGATCCTCGAAACGGCGAGCGGCGTGGCCAACGTGGAGGAGATCGCCGGCGCGAGCCCGCGCATGCAGGGCATCTCCCTCGGCCCGGCCGACCTGGCCGCGAGCCGCCGGATGAAGACCACCCGCGTCGGCGGCGGCCACCCCGGCTACCTGGT
Coding sequences within:
- a CDS encoding HpcH/HpaI aldolase/citrate lyase family protein: MRSPKDFFAPLALGAPAPVREIPVTPSRMIHFFDPGNEKMAAKVPDIAKKVDVLLGNLEDAVRADRKEAARAGLVSIAKANDFGKTQLWTRVNSLDSPWVLDDLTTLVTEIGDKLDVIMVPKVEGAQDIHYVDRLLAQLEARAGLTKPLLVHAILETASGVANVEEIAGASPRMQGISLGPADLAASRRMKTTRVGGGHPGYLVRTDPTGDDLNEGRTTYQQDLWHYTVARMVDACAMHGILPYYGPFGDIRDVVACEDQFRNAFLLGCVGAWSLHPVQIDIAKKVFSPSPSDVAWARRVIAEMGDGTGAVMIDGKMQDDASVKQCRVVAELADALAADDPELAAAYDAATKEILG
- a CDS encoding NAD(P)H-binding protein, coding for MRVVIAGGHGQIALRLERLLAARGDEAVGIIRNATHAADLEAAGAQAVVLDLEKSDVDTVAEALKGADAAVFAAGAGPGSGTARKDTVDRGAAALFAEAAERAGVRRHVQVGSIGADNPENPDVTEEFRHYLRAKRAAEDDLKARDLDWTILRPGSLTDDPGTGLVLLAEQTGRGPIPRDDVAAVLVGLLDTPASIHRTLTLISGEDAIGEAIAAL
- a CDS encoding ribose-phosphate diphosphokinase, coding for MITQASREIAVFSGSAHPELAEEICEHLGVPLRPVEIQRFANDCLEVQLQANCRERDVFIIQPLVKPVQEHLVELLLMLDAARGASASRITAVMPHYSYARSDKKDAPRISIGGRLVADLLVTAGASRVLAMTLHSPQVHGFFSVPVDHLHALQELAKHFRQYDLSRTTVVSPDLGNAKEASHFARLLGVQVAAGAKERFPDDRVQISSVIGEITGRDVIVLDDEIAKGSTVLELLDKLAELEPRSIRVACTHGLFAAKAIERIGGRPEVLEIVCTNTVPVPEEERSEKLKILSIAPALAEAIRRIHNGESVSALF